One Peribacillus simplex NBRC 15720 = DSM 1321 genomic region harbors:
- a CDS encoding YaaL family protein: MFFRKKKKLRNEFNDSLIEELEHLKWNWHNQKSLLEKSVDPSEEVIAQTRLAEVKYFYLFREVKRRNVRLKR; the protein is encoded by the coding sequence TTGTTCTTTCGTAAAAAAAAGAAACTTCGGAATGAATTCAATGATTCATTAATCGAAGAGCTTGAACATTTGAAATGGAATTGGCATAATCAAAAATCATTACTTGAAAAAAGCGTTGATCCATCTGAGGAAGTAATCGCCCAAACGAGACTGGCGGAAGTGAAATATTTCTACTTATTCAGGGAAGTTAAAAGAAGGAATGTCCGCTTAAAAAGATGA
- a CDS encoding aminotransferase class I/II-fold pyridoxal phosphate-dependent enzyme — MNQSQTPLFDAMSAFHKKCPISLHVPGHKNGQVFNKKGQALYNPLLGIDATEISGLDDLHAPEGAILKSEQLLADLYGVKRSYFLVNGSTVGNIAMILATCREGDKVLVQRNCHKSILHGLMLANVQPIFLQPAYYEKWGIAGGVGTNLIEEALSAHPDVKAIVVTYPNYYGLGEDLTEMVKLAHQKGIPVLVDEAHGAHFQLGSPFPKTAILAGADAVVHSAHKTLPAMTMGSFLHVNSSLVDVDQVSFYLQMLQSSSPSYPIMGSLDLARAYLAAFTSEDKRFLIERISDFRGELGALQTVRVLEAPLGSSADPLKVVIQSTNGLSGFELQQLCEAEGIFTELADPDNLLMILPLLKLDTEFPFHEIVQTIKSATEDRTGNKEEDLGVLWPDGRSMTSLEMPYSDMKLSKSKPVLLRKAVGEVSAEMVIPYPPGIPLIMSGEMITPEHISNLRRLLELGSRFHGGSSLSNGELIVYESGQTG, encoded by the coding sequence ATGAATCAATCACAGACACCATTGTTCGATGCAATGAGTGCTTTTCATAAAAAATGCCCAATATCACTGCATGTCCCAGGACATAAAAATGGACAGGTGTTTAATAAAAAGGGCCAAGCCTTATACAACCCCCTGCTTGGTATTGATGCCACGGAGATAAGCGGTTTAGATGACCTCCATGCTCCAGAGGGTGCCATTTTAAAGTCCGAGCAACTACTCGCTGATCTATATGGGGTAAAGAGGAGTTATTTTCTGGTTAATGGGTCAACCGTAGGCAACATTGCCATGATTCTTGCTACCTGCCGGGAAGGTGATAAGGTCCTTGTTCAAAGAAACTGCCATAAATCAATTTTACATGGATTGATGTTAGCGAATGTACAACCGATTTTTTTACAACCAGCTTATTATGAGAAATGGGGCATTGCTGGCGGTGTAGGAACAAATTTAATTGAGGAAGCCTTGAGTGCACATCCAGATGTAAAAGCCATCGTTGTTACCTATCCGAATTATTATGGTCTTGGTGAAGATTTGACGGAAATGGTAAAACTCGCACATCAAAAGGGGATCCCGGTGCTGGTGGACGAAGCACATGGCGCTCATTTTCAGTTAGGAAGTCCGTTTCCTAAAACGGCAATTTTGGCAGGGGCAGATGCCGTTGTCCATTCAGCGCATAAAACACTGCCGGCCATGACGATGGGGTCATTTCTACATGTGAATTCTTCCTTAGTTGATGTAGATCAAGTATCATTCTATTTACAAATGCTTCAGTCGAGCAGTCCATCTTACCCAATTATGGGATCGCTCGACTTGGCCAGAGCCTACTTGGCCGCTTTTACATCGGAAGATAAAAGATTCCTTATTGAAAGGATATCAGATTTCAGAGGGGAATTAGGTGCCCTGCAAACAGTAAGGGTGCTGGAGGCTCCACTAGGCAGCTCGGCAGACCCGTTGAAAGTAGTCATTCAATCAACAAATGGTTTAAGCGGGTTTGAGTTACAGCAGCTATGTGAAGCCGAAGGGATTTTTACGGAATTGGCTGATCCTGATAATTTATTAATGATTTTACCCTTATTAAAATTGGATACCGAATTTCCTTTTCATGAAATCGTTCAAACTATAAAAAGCGCCACTGAAGACAGAACTGGAAACAAGGAAGAAGATCTTGGGGTCCTCTGGCCCGATGGAAGGTCAATGACAAGTCTTGAAATGCCATACTCCGACATGAAGCTTAGTAAATCAAAACCTGTCTTATTACGGAAAGCAGTGGGTGAGGTATCTGCCGAGATGGTCATTCCTTATCCGCCTGGCATCCCTTTAATTATGTCCGGGGAAATGATTACTCCTGAGCATATATCAAATTTGAGGAGACTGCTAGAACTGGGATCAAGGTTTCATGGCGGTTCCTCCCTTTCAAACGGAGAATTGATTGTTTATGAAAGCGGGCAGACGGGTTAA
- the serS gene encoding serine--tRNA ligase, with translation MLDLKYVRNNFEEVKRVLQFRGEDLTDLGKFEELDVKRRTLIADTEKLKSQRNEVSQQVAVLKREKKDADQLIAEMREVGDRIKGFDDELREVEAQLETLLLSIPNIPHESVPVGETEDDNVEIRKWGELPEFKFEPKPHWDVAGDLGILDFERAAKVTGSRFVFYRGLGARLERALISFMLDLHVEEHGYEEMLPPYMVNRASMTGTGQLPKFEEDAFRIESDDYFLIPTAEVPVTNFHRDEIMSTDDLPISYAAYSASFRSEAGSAGRDTRGLIRQHQFNKVELVKFVKPEDSYAELENLTGHAEKVLQLLGLPYRVLSMCTGDLGFTAAKKYDIEVWIPSYGTYREISSCSNFEAFQARRANIRFRRDAKGKPEHVHTLNGSGLAIGRTVAALLENYQQEDGSVIIPEVLRPYMRGAEVIKP, from the coding sequence ATGTTGGATTTGAAATATGTAAGAAATAATTTTGAAGAAGTGAAGCGTGTATTGCAATTTAGAGGAGAAGATTTAACCGATTTAGGTAAATTCGAGGAACTGGATGTAAAGCGTCGGACTTTGATTGCTGATACGGAAAAGTTGAAAAGCCAAAGAAATGAAGTTTCACAGCAAGTGGCGGTATTGAAACGGGAGAAAAAAGATGCAGATCAGTTGATTGCTGAAATGCGTGAAGTTGGTGACCGTATCAAAGGATTCGATGATGAACTTCGTGAAGTGGAAGCCCAGTTAGAAACATTACTTCTTTCCATTCCGAATATTCCGCATGAAAGTGTGCCTGTTGGTGAGACGGAAGACGATAATGTCGAAATCCGTAAATGGGGAGAGTTACCGGAATTCAAGTTCGAACCGAAACCGCACTGGGATGTTGCTGGAGATCTAGGCATCCTGGATTTTGAACGGGCAGCAAAAGTGACCGGAAGCCGATTTGTATTTTATAGGGGTCTTGGTGCTCGATTAGAGCGTGCTTTAATTAGCTTTATGTTAGACCTTCATGTTGAGGAACACGGATATGAAGAAATGCTGCCACCATATATGGTGAACCGTGCAAGCATGACTGGCACAGGTCAATTGCCAAAATTCGAAGAGGATGCTTTCCGTATTGAAAGTGACGATTACTTCTTGATTCCTACAGCTGAAGTCCCGGTGACAAACTTCCATCGTGATGAAATCATGAGCACGGACGATCTACCGATAAGCTATGCGGCATACAGCGCTTCATTCCGTTCAGAGGCAGGATCTGCTGGTCGTGATACACGCGGGTTAATTCGTCAGCACCAGTTCAATAAAGTTGAATTAGTGAAGTTCGTGAAGCCGGAAGATTCTTATGCAGAATTGGAAAACCTTACAGGTCATGCGGAAAAGGTCCTTCAATTGCTAGGTCTTCCATACCGAGTGCTAAGCATGTGTACGGGAGATCTTGGTTTCACTGCTGCTAAAAAGTATGATATCGAGGTTTGGATCCCGAGTTATGGAACGTACCGCGAAATTTCTTCTTGCAGTAACTTTGAAGCATTCCAGGCTAGACGGGCCAATATCCGCTTCAGACGTGATGCAAAAGGTAAACCGGAACACGTCCATACTCTAAATGGATCAGGTTTGGCAATCGGACGTACAGTCGCAGCCCTTTTGGAAAATTATCAGCAGGAAGATGGCAGTGTTATCATTCCTGAAGTATTACGTCCATATATGCGCGGTGCGGAAGTCATTAAACCGTAA
- the tmk gene encoding dTMP kinase: MKRGIFITMEGPEGAGKTTITQMLGKALQQEGYQVLLTREPGGVPISEQIREVILNKDNTAMDSRTEALLYAAARRQHLVEVVMPELERGGIVLCDRFIDSSLAYQGHARGLDIEEVYNINKFAIGDMMPDATIFFDIDPEEGLRRIQSNGEREVNRLDLEALDFHKKVCEGYQFIINRWKDRFIIVDAGRTIDEVLEETKASLLNFLAKVGN; encoded by the coding sequence ATGAAACGTGGTATTTTTATAACAATGGAAGGGCCTGAGGGTGCCGGGAAAACAACAATTACCCAAATGCTTGGCAAGGCTCTGCAACAAGAAGGCTATCAAGTCCTATTAACGCGTGAGCCAGGGGGAGTTCCCATTTCGGAGCAAATTAGGGAAGTGATCCTTAATAAAGATAATACAGCCATGGACTCGAGAACAGAGGCTTTATTATACGCAGCAGCAAGGCGTCAGCATTTAGTGGAAGTGGTCATGCCTGAGTTGGAACGAGGGGGAATTGTCCTCTGTGACCGATTTATAGATAGCTCGTTAGCCTATCAGGGTCATGCAAGGGGTTTGGATATAGAAGAAGTTTATAATATCAATAAATTCGCAATTGGAGATATGATGCCAGATGCCACTATCTTTTTTGATATCGACCCAGAAGAAGGATTGAGACGTATCCAGTCCAATGGGGAACGGGAAGTGAACCGGCTGGATCTTGAAGCCCTCGACTTCCATAAAAAAGTTTGTGAGGGGTATCAGTTCATTATAAATAGATGGAAAGACCGTTTCATTATCGTGGATGCAGGCCGGACAATAGATGAAGTCCTTGAGGAAACGAAAGCCAGCTTGTTGAATTTTTTAGCGAAAGTAGGAAACTAA
- a CDS encoding D-alanyl-D-alanine carboxypeptidase family protein, with the protein MKKISKMTLIFTFVLVLVMSQFAYQPGEAVAESDNLGLKAEAAIIIDGETGQIVYEKNADKVLGIASMSKMMTEYIIMESIENGKISWDQKVKINKYVHDLSKAPNLSNVGLTEGEDYTVKELYQAMAVYSGNAATVALAQLVSGSEKSFVKLMNEKAKELGLKHHKFVNASGLNNSDLLGQYPSGSADDENIMTAKDTALLAYRLINDYPEVLKIASIPKLKFRDGKEYPNFNWMLPGLIFEYKGVDGLKTGSTDFAGYGHTGTVIQDGQRYITVVMKSTNKNERFADSTKLMNYAYATFKKEKALPANYQVKGKETLSVVKGKEKNVKIQSEKAIELLVENGEKDNYKTDLVIDKNKLNDDGKITAPIKKGEKLGYITVTPKKGEDYGYINGDPVKVNVVAAESVEKANWFVLSMRAVGGFFGDVWSSVASTVKGWF; encoded by the coding sequence TTGAAAAAAATCAGCAAGATGACCCTCATTTTCACTTTTGTTTTAGTTCTTGTTATGTCGCAATTTGCCTATCAACCGGGGGAAGCTGTTGCTGAATCTGATAATTTAGGTTTAAAAGCAGAGGCAGCCATCATCATTGATGGTGAAACAGGACAAATCGTGTATGAAAAAAATGCCGATAAAGTATTAGGGATTGCATCCATGTCAAAAATGATGACCGAGTACATCATAATGGAGTCAATTGAAAATGGGAAAATCAGTTGGGATCAAAAAGTTAAAATAAATAAATACGTACATGACCTTTCAAAAGCACCTAATTTGTCGAATGTTGGGTTAACAGAAGGTGAAGATTATACAGTTAAGGAACTATATCAAGCTATGGCCGTCTATTCTGGAAATGCGGCAACAGTAGCTTTAGCACAGCTAGTTTCCGGAAGTGAAAAGAGTTTCGTTAAGTTAATGAACGAAAAAGCAAAGGAATTAGGCTTGAAACACCATAAATTCGTTAATGCCAGCGGTTTGAATAACTCCGATTTATTAGGGCAATATCCTTCCGGTAGTGCAGATGATGAAAATATCATGACAGCAAAAGATACTGCTCTTCTTGCTTATCGTTTAATAAACGATTATCCGGAAGTGTTAAAAATCGCCAGCATTCCTAAATTGAAGTTCCGTGATGGAAAAGAATATCCGAACTTCAACTGGATGCTGCCAGGTCTGATATTTGAATATAAAGGCGTAGATGGACTGAAAACGGGATCTACCGACTTTGCCGGTTATGGACATACAGGGACGGTTATCCAGGACGGTCAGCGCTATATTACGGTGGTTATGAAGTCCACTAATAAAAACGAACGTTTTGCAGATAGCACTAAGCTTATGAACTATGCTTATGCGACCTTTAAAAAGGAAAAAGCACTTCCAGCCAATTACCAGGTGAAAGGGAAAGAAACACTTTCAGTAGTAAAAGGCAAGGAAAAAAACGTTAAGATTCAATCTGAAAAGGCAATCGAGCTACTTGTTGAAAATGGTGAGAAAGATAACTATAAAACAGATTTAGTGATCGATAAAAATAAATTGAATGATGATGGTAAGATTACTGCACCAATCAAAAAAGGTGAGAAGCTAGGTTACATCACAGTCACTCCTAAAAAAGGAGAAGATTACGGGTACATTAACGGAGATCCAGTTAAGGTTAACGTCGTAGCTGCCGAATCTGTTGAAAAGGCAAACTGGTTCGTATTATCAATGCGAGCGGTTGGCGGATTCTTTGGTGACGTATGGAGCAGTGTAGCTTCTACTGTTAAAGGCTGGTTTTAA
- the dnaX gene encoding DNA polymerase III subunit gamma/tau, producing the protein MGYQALYRVWRPQQFIDVVGQEHVTKTLQNALVGQKVSHAYLFSGPRGTGKTSAAKILAKAVNCEHAPTSEPCNECATCRGITDGSISDVIEIDAASNNGVEEIRDIRDKVKYAPNAVTYKVYIIDEVHMLSQGAFNALLKTLEEPPKHVIFILATTEPHKIPLTIISRCQRFDFKRIQPQDIVGRMSQIIAETGVSCDEQALHIIARAAEGGMRDALSLLDQAISFSSETVSVEDALTVTGSVSQAFLSRLAKAIYDKEVAVALEVLEELLAMGKDPARFIEDMIYYFRDMLLYQTAPALAESFERVLIDPQFKELAEVISSESIYSIIESFNQTQQDMKWTNHPRIFLEVALVKLCNEKRPNQSDNGQLQQLQQKIEDLENKLLEMQKNGIPAAMAEKPAEQAKVQRAVKKAYKAPAGKINQVLKQATKPNLNAVKSKWGEVLEQLGQQNQKSLAALLTEAEPVAASNEAFVVKFKYDIHCQMAMENNRFVEVIASIMQQLTGHRMEIAGVPESQWQGLREDFISTQQFDGSEETESKEEDPFIAEARKLVGDDLLEIKE; encoded by the coding sequence GTGGGGTATCAAGCATTATACCGGGTATGGCGGCCACAACAATTCATTGATGTAGTCGGGCAGGAACATGTAACGAAAACGTTGCAGAATGCCTTGGTCGGGCAGAAGGTTTCGCATGCCTATTTATTTTCCGGTCCACGTGGAACAGGGAAAACAAGTGCTGCCAAAATTCTAGCAAAAGCAGTGAATTGTGAGCATGCCCCGACAAGTGAGCCCTGTAACGAATGTGCTACCTGCCGCGGAATCACCGATGGCTCCATATCAGATGTTATAGAAATTGATGCAGCATCCAATAATGGTGTCGAGGAAATCCGTGACATTCGTGATAAGGTCAAATATGCACCGAACGCGGTTACATATAAAGTTTATATCATTGATGAGGTACATATGCTTTCACAAGGGGCTTTTAATGCGCTTTTAAAGACATTGGAAGAACCTCCGAAGCACGTAATTTTCATATTGGCGACGACTGAACCTCATAAGATTCCACTAACGATCATCTCCCGTTGCCAAAGGTTTGATTTTAAAAGGATCCAGCCTCAAGATATAGTTGGCAGGATGTCACAGATCATTGCAGAAACAGGTGTTTCATGTGATGAACAAGCCCTGCATATCATTGCCAGGGCAGCTGAAGGCGGGATGCGAGATGCACTAAGCCTTCTTGATCAAGCGATCTCCTTCAGTTCGGAGACTGTTTCTGTGGAAGATGCATTGACTGTCACCGGTTCTGTTTCTCAGGCGTTTTTAAGCCGGCTGGCAAAAGCTATATATGATAAAGAAGTAGCGGTGGCACTTGAAGTCCTTGAAGAATTGCTGGCCATGGGAAAAGACCCGGCTAGGTTCATAGAAGACATGATTTATTATTTCCGTGACATGCTTTTGTATCAAACGGCACCGGCACTGGCAGAATCCTTCGAGCGTGTTTTGATAGATCCTCAATTTAAGGAATTGGCAGAAGTAATCTCTTCTGAATCGATTTACTCCATTATTGAAAGCTTCAATCAAACACAGCAGGATATGAAATGGACAAATCATCCTAGGATTTTCCTTGAAGTGGCACTTGTGAAGTTATGTAATGAGAAAAGGCCAAATCAAAGTGATAACGGGCAGCTTCAACAGCTGCAGCAGAAAATAGAAGATTTAGAGAACAAATTACTCGAAATGCAGAAAAACGGCATTCCGGCAGCCATGGCAGAAAAACCTGCAGAGCAGGCTAAGGTGCAAAGGGCTGTTAAAAAGGCGTATAAAGCACCTGCAGGAAAGATCAATCAAGTTTTGAAACAAGCTACAAAGCCAAATCTTAATGCTGTGAAAAGTAAGTGGGGGGAAGTGCTTGAACAGTTAGGTCAGCAAAACCAAAAGTCATTGGCAGCTTTATTAACGGAGGCAGAACCTGTTGCTGCGTCAAATGAAGCTTTTGTGGTAAAATTCAAATATGATATTCATTGTCAAATGGCAATGGAAAATAACCGTTTCGTGGAAGTGATAGCCTCGATCATGCAGCAATTGACCGGACACCGAATGGAGATAGCCGGTGTTCCGGAGAGCCAGTGGCAAGGGTTGCGGGAGGACTTCATCTCAACACAGCAGTTCGACGGTTCAGAAGAAACGGAATCAAAAGAAGAAGATCCCTTTATAGCAGAGGCTAGAAAATTAGTCGGCGATGATTTACTTGAAATTAAAGAATAA
- a CDS encoding deoxynucleoside kinase — MKSTPFITVEGPIGVGKTSLAKVIADHFQISLLKEIVDENPFLGKFYKDIDEWSFQTEMFFLCNRYKQLEDIEKKYLTNDQAVVADYHIFKNLIFAERTLKNEQYNKYLEIFNILTRDMPKPNMVIYLNASLDTLLSRIGKRGREFEKNISSIYLEQLSADYRTFMEAFEKQHPDIPVLTFNGDELDFVGNKDDLKTIISQIENALHKGVKSNELTKEI; from the coding sequence ATGAAATCCACCCCATTTATCACTGTCGAAGGTCCAATCGGCGTGGGAAAAACATCACTTGCAAAAGTTATCGCAGATCATTTTCAAATTTCATTATTGAAGGAAATTGTCGATGAAAATCCATTTCTCGGGAAATTCTATAAAGATATTGATGAGTGGAGCTTTCAAACAGAAATGTTTTTTCTGTGTAACCGTTATAAGCAATTGGAAGATATCGAAAAAAAATATCTTACTAATGACCAAGCCGTGGTGGCTGATTACCATATATTCAAGAACTTGATATTTGCTGAACGAACGTTAAAGAACGAACAATACAATAAATACCTTGAAATATTCAATATTTTAACAAGGGATATGCCTAAACCTAATATGGTGATTTATTTAAACGCAAGTTTAGATACACTTCTCTCCCGAATCGGTAAAAGAGGTCGTGAATTCGAAAAAAATATATCTTCCATTTATTTAGAGCAGTTATCCGCAGATTATCGAACATTCATGGAAGCATTTGAGAAACAGCACCCTGACATTCCCGTTCTTACATTCAACGGAGATGAACTGGATTTCGTCGGGAACAAGGATGATTTGAAAACGATAATCAGCCAAATAGAGAATGCCCTGCACAAAGGAGTAAAGTCAAATGAACTTACGAAAGAAATATAA
- a CDS encoding pro-sigmaK processing inhibitor BofA family protein — translation MSLEPVVFVAVVGGLILMLLIIGAPLRPVRFIGQGIIKVIIGAAFLFFLNTLGNQAGIHVPINPVTSAVAGLLGIPGVAALAAIGYWII, via the coding sequence ATGAGTTTGGAACCAGTTGTCTTTGTTGCTGTAGTTGGCGGCCTGATTTTAATGCTCCTCATTATCGGGGCGCCATTAAGACCTGTCCGGTTCATAGGGCAGGGGATTATAAAGGTCATTATCGGTGCAGCATTTTTGTTCTTTTTGAATACACTTGGGAATCAAGCGGGCATTCATGTACCCATCAACCCTGTTACCTCGGCAGTCGCCGGCCTGCTTGGAATACCGGGAGTTGCCGCTTTGGCGGCCATTGGTTATTGGATCATTTAA
- a CDS encoding YbaB/EbfC family nucleoid-associated protein, translating into MRGGNMQNMMKQMQKMQKKMAEAQEELGEKKIEGTAGGGMVTVIVTGHKEIVDVIIKPEVVDPDDIDMLQDLVLAATNDALKKAEELTNQTMGQFTKGMNLPGMF; encoded by the coding sequence ATGCGTGGCGGTAATATGCAAAACATGATGAAACAAATGCAAAAGATGCAAAAGAAGATGGCAGAGGCACAAGAAGAATTAGGTGAAAAAAAGATTGAAGGAACTGCTGGCGGCGGAATGGTAACGGTCATCGTGACTGGACATAAAGAAATAGTCGATGTAATCATCAAACCAGAAGTTGTCGATCCGGATGATATCGATATGCTTCAGGATTTAGTGCTGGCTGCGACTAACGATGCTTTGAAAAAGGCGGAAGAACTGACAAACCAAACGATGGGACAATTCACTAAGGGAATGAACCTTCCGGGTATGTTTTAA
- a CDS encoding deoxynucleoside kinase, with amino-acid sequence MNLRKKYNIPNNAVITIAGTVGVGKSTMTNALADALQFRTSFEKVDTNPYLDKFYDDFNRWSFHLQIYFLAERFKEQKKIFEYGGGFIQDRSIYEDTGIFAKMHYEKGTMNDVDYETYTSLFNAMVMTPYFPHPDLLIYLEGSLDDILDRIQERGRPMEQHTPIEYWQEMHGRYEEWIDQFNACPVLRLNINEYDLMQDEANIEPLIKRIAEYMEQTKLLRNV; translated from the coding sequence ATGAACTTACGAAAGAAATATAATATTCCAAACAACGCCGTCATTACGATAGCGGGGACGGTTGGCGTAGGAAAATCGACCATGACCAACGCGTTAGCCGATGCCCTTCAATTTAGGACATCCTTTGAAAAGGTTGATACGAACCCCTACCTGGATAAGTTTTACGATGATTTTAATCGTTGGAGTTTCCACCTGCAAATCTATTTCCTCGCTGAACGGTTTAAAGAGCAAAAAAAAATCTTCGAATATGGAGGAGGTTTTATCCAAGACCGTTCCATTTATGAAGACACAGGGATATTTGCAAAAATGCATTATGAAAAAGGCACGATGAATGATGTGGACTACGAAACATATACAAGTCTTTTCAACGCCATGGTAATGACGCCATACTTCCCGCACCCTGATTTACTTATCTATCTCGAAGGTTCGCTGGATGATATCCTCGACCGGATCCAAGAGCGTGGCCGTCCAATGGAGCAGCATACCCCAATAGAATATTGGCAGGAAATGCATGGCCGTTACGAAGAATGGATTGATCAATTCAACGCCTGCCCTGTCCTTCGATTAAATATAAATGAATATGACCTTATGCAGGATGAAGCAAACATCGAACCGCTTATCAAACGGATTGCCGAATATATGGAGCAAACCAAGTTGTTACGAAATGTGTAA
- the tadA gene encoding tRNA adenosine(34) deaminase TadA — translation MKDDVYYMNLALKEAKKAQMLNEVPIGALIVIDDQVISTGHNLRETEQNATAHAELLAINEACNVLGSWRLENATLYVTLEPCPMCAGAILQSRVRRVVFGAHDPKAGCAGTFMDLLRDERFNHQCDVTSGVLGEECGWILTSFFKELRNRKKTLKREQALKIAEENK, via the coding sequence ATGAAGGATGATGTTTATTACATGAATTTAGCCTTAAAGGAAGCAAAAAAGGCTCAGATGTTGAATGAAGTGCCGATTGGCGCTTTAATCGTAATAGATGATCAAGTTATTTCGACGGGGCATAACCTGAGGGAAACGGAACAGAATGCAACGGCACATGCGGAGCTGCTTGCAATCAATGAGGCTTGCAATGTTCTTGGCAGTTGGCGTCTTGAAAATGCGACATTATATGTAACGCTGGAACCCTGTCCTATGTGTGCCGGTGCCATTTTGCAATCAAGGGTGAGAAGGGTTGTTTTTGGAGCGCATGATCCAAAGGCTGGCTGTGCAGGGACATTCATGGATTTACTTCGAGATGAACGCTTCAACCATCAATGTGATGTAACAAGCGGTGTATTAGGGGAAGAGTGCGGCTGGATATTGACTTCTTTTTTTAAAGAGCTAAGGAATAGAAAGAAAACATTGAAAAGAGAGCAAGCTCTCAAGATTGCCGAAGAAAATAAATAG
- a CDS encoding sigma factor G inhibitor Gin has product MEVEMLGTTTTKTTAGETCAVCEQIKGMGIHLYTTFICEECERDMIRTDTNDPKYQYYLKQLRKITNPEIFS; this is encoded by the coding sequence ATGGAGGTGGAGATGTTGGGGACAACAACAACCAAAACAACGGCAGGGGAAACGTGCGCGGTTTGTGAACAAATAAAAGGAATGGGTATACATCTTTATACGACTTTTATTTGTGAGGAATGCGAAAGGGATATGATCAGGACGGATACGAACGATCCCAAGTACCAATATTACTTAAAGCAATTAAGAAAAATCACTAATCCTGAAATATTTTCATGA
- the recR gene encoding recombination mediator RecR encodes MHYPEPISKLIDSFMKLPGIGPKTAARLAFHVLSMKEDTVLDFAKALVNAKRNLMYCSVCGHITDQDPCYICEDQKRDRSLICVVQDPKDVIAMEKMREFNGLYHVLHGSISPMDGIGPEDINIPDLLKRLQDETVLEVILATNPNIEGEATAMYISRLLRPSGIKVTRIAHGLPVGGDLEYADEVTLSKAIEGRREI; translated from the coding sequence ATGCATTATCCAGAACCAATTTCCAAGCTCATTGACAGTTTTATGAAATTGCCGGGGATTGGTCCTAAAACGGCTGCTCGATTAGCCTTTCATGTACTAAGCATGAAGGAAGATACTGTTTTGGATTTTGCAAAAGCACTTGTTAATGCTAAGCGGAATCTTATGTATTGTTCAGTCTGTGGTCATATTACGGATCAAGATCCCTGTTATATCTGCGAAGATCAGAAGAGGGACAGAAGTTTGATTTGTGTGGTTCAGGACCCGAAAGATGTAATAGCTATGGAAAAGATGAGAGAGTTCAATGGTTTATACCATGTACTGCATGGCAGTATTTCCCCGATGGACGGAATCGGTCCGGAAGATATAAATATTCCTGATTTATTAAAGCGCCTGCAAGATGAAACAGTGCTGGAGGTCATTTTGGCCACTAATCCTAACATTGAAGGTGAAGCGACAGCCATGTATATTTCGCGGCTGCTTAGACCATCAGGAATCAAAGTGACCCGTATTGCCCACGGACTTCCTGTTGGCGGAGATTTGGAGTATGCGGATGAAGTGACGCTATCAAAAGCAATAGAGGGAAGAAGAGAAATATAA
- a CDS encoding isochorismatase family cysteine hydrolase — protein MNRPESTSFALLIIDMINDFDFNHGNMLLEHTRLIVDPILKLKKQMKEKGFPIIYINDHYDLWQADFDKIIDRCKNEGNASLIERIKPQQDDFFLIKPKHSAFYGTALNTLLKRLNVETLIITGIAGNICVLFTANDAYMREFKLWIPKDCIASASKEDNHYALKMMNHVLKASIKKGEDT, from the coding sequence ATGAATCGACCTGAATCGACCTCTTTTGCATTGCTTATCATTGATATGATCAATGATTTTGATTTCAACCACGGGAATATGCTCCTTGAACATACAAGGCTTATCGTCGATCCGATTTTGAAATTAAAAAAGCAAATGAAAGAAAAAGGTTTTCCAATCATTTATATCAATGATCATTATGATTTATGGCAGGCTGACTTCGATAAAATTATTGATAGATGTAAAAATGAAGGAAATGCCTCATTAATCGAAAGGATAAAACCTCAACAGGATGATTTCTTTCTCATCAAGCCGAAGCATTCTGCATTTTATGGGACGGCACTCAATACGCTACTTAAACGATTAAACGTGGAAACTCTAATCATTACTGGCATAGCTGGAAACATCTGTGTGCTATTCACGGCCAATGATGCCTATATGCGGGAATTTAAATTATGGATACCGAAGGATTGCATCGCTTCTGCATCCAAGGAAGATAATCATTATGCATTAAAGATGATGAACCATGTTCTCAAGGCATCCATTAAAAAAGGTGAAGACACTTAA